A region of the Ktedonobacteraceae bacterium genome:
CCTACAGCGGCACCACCGGCACGCTGACCTATGACATTTTGGATCACCTGACGCAATGGTACGTCAGTAGCAGCAACCAGGAGCAGTACCTCTACGATGCCTCCGGCAATCGCGTGCTGCGCCGTTCCACCAACAACACCGGTACCACCCTCATCGTCTACCCCTTTGGCCTGGAGGAACACCAGTATAGCGGCAGTGGCACCAACCAGTGGAACACCTATTACTATTTCCTGGGCAGCCGCTTAATTGGGGATCTGGACGCCAACAACACCTACTTCCTGCTGACTGACGCGCTGGGCAGCATCCTCTCGGAGATCAGCTGGTCAGCAGGTGGGGCCTCGGTGCAAGGCAACCAACTCTTCGGGCCGTATGGCAACGGACGCTACTCTGCGGGCAGCATCAACACGGCCAAGGGTTTTATCGGACAGTACAACGATGGCTTGACCGGGTTCGATTACTTCCACGCGCGCTATTATGACCCGGTAGCGGGAGTCTTCCTCTCGGCGGACAAGGTGCAGGGGAACTGGCAGGGGATGAATCCGTATGGCTATGTGGATGGGAACCCGGAGACCAGGAGTGATCCAACCGGCAAGATGATCGAGGGGCAAAACGGCGAGTATGGTAATATCGATTCGCAGGGCAACCTGCACATCTGGGTACCCTATCCCTCCTATGGTAGCGGACAAGGCTACATCTATCGCACCTACTTCTATACCCATGCGCAGCTCCAACAGCCGGCTCAGGATACCTCAGGGCCTTCGAGCTGGCAGAAGCTCATGGATGCCTTAGGTATTACCGACATTGAAAATACCTTCACTGACCCGAATGCCACTTTCTGGGATAAATTCGGAGCGGTGGCAGGAGCAGTTCTCAACGAT
Encoded here:
- a CDS encoding RHS repeat-associated core domain-containing protein yields the protein HQLTGLYSLGATCSNQTGQGYATSYDQWGNVTGRTYSGTTGTLTYDILDHLTQWYVSSSNQEQYLYDASGNRVLRRSTNNTGTTLIVYPFGLEEHQYSGSGTNQWNTYYYFLGSRLIGDLDANNTYFLLTDALGSILSEISWSAGGASVQGNQLFGPYGNGRYSAGSINTAKGFIGQYNDGLTGFDYFHARYYDPVAGVFLSADKVQGNWQGMNPYGYVDGNPETRSDPTGKMIEGQNGEYGNIDSQGNLHIWVPYPSYGSGQGYIYRTYFYTHAQLQQPAQDTSGPSSWQKLMDALGITDIENTFTDPNATFWDKFGAVAGAVLNDANNLLLAGSILFGGPELAGTEERQVGGAEILTEGGEEALIQGGEEALAQSEEEVLLVLEKCFKGILRPVIITAFHPGSICFHSSSCPRIFAPAL